One window of the uncultured Paludibaculum sp. genome contains the following:
- a CDS encoding terminase family protein: MKIRREIQYEPLPSQLRFHDSTARFKGFSGPIGSGKSQALCNEAIKLAYLNAGRAGLIGAPTYPMLRDATQTSLFEVLRDNGLPFEFNKAENQLTLKDTGSKIIFRPLDDFERLRGTNLAWFGVDELTYSPEQAWIRLEGRLRDPLAARLCGFAVWTPKGFDWVYERFIQNPVDGYECVQAEPNENRHLLQRVPDFYDRLKRSYDEAFYAQEVLGQYVSPKDGLVYHAFDRKLNVGEVKWDPELPLLWALDFNVNPMSSVVAQWQEGRLVVLDEIVLSRASTRDACLEFVRRYPEWPAGLEIFADACASHLQTAGTTDREILQGFFEEYGGSAPVFRIPKRNPPVRDRVGLVNAKLRSADGETGLMVDARCKELMLDFERVRWLEGTGEIDKARDLKRTHLSDAVGYLLWQESQPEKSVGERNRRLFW; encoded by the coding sequence ATGAAGATCCGCCGCGAAATCCAGTATGAGCCTCTGCCGTCGCAGTTGCGTTTTCATGACTCGACGGCGCGATTTAAAGGATTTTCGGGCCCGATTGGGTCAGGAAAGAGCCAGGCACTGTGCAATGAAGCGATCAAACTGGCGTATTTGAATGCGGGGCGGGCGGGGCTGATTGGGGCTCCGACGTACCCGATGCTGCGGGACGCGACGCAAACGTCGCTGTTCGAAGTCTTGAGGGACAACGGGTTGCCGTTCGAATTCAACAAGGCGGAGAACCAGCTGACGCTGAAGGACACGGGTTCGAAGATCATCTTCCGCCCGCTCGATGATTTCGAGCGGCTGCGGGGGACGAATCTTGCATGGTTCGGGGTGGACGAGTTGACATACTCGCCCGAGCAGGCTTGGATCCGGCTGGAAGGGCGATTGCGGGATCCGCTGGCAGCGAGGCTGTGTGGATTCGCGGTGTGGACCCCGAAGGGGTTCGATTGGGTGTACGAGCGATTCATTCAAAACCCGGTGGACGGGTATGAGTGCGTCCAGGCGGAGCCGAATGAGAACCGGCACCTGTTGCAGCGGGTGCCGGATTTTTACGACCGGCTGAAGAGGAGCTACGACGAGGCGTTCTACGCGCAGGAGGTTTTGGGGCAGTATGTGAGCCCCAAGGACGGCCTAGTGTATCACGCGTTCGACCGGAAGCTGAACGTGGGCGAGGTGAAGTGGGATCCGGAACTGCCGCTGCTGTGGGCATTGGACTTCAACGTGAATCCGATGAGTTCGGTGGTGGCGCAGTGGCAGGAGGGGCGGCTGGTGGTGCTGGACGAGATCGTGCTGTCACGGGCCAGTACGCGGGATGCGTGCCTGGAGTTTGTCAGGCGGTATCCGGAGTGGCCGGCGGGGCTGGAGATCTTCGCGGACGCCTGTGCGTCGCACCTGCAGACAGCGGGGACGACGGACCGGGAGATTCTGCAGGGGTTCTTCGAGGAATACGGGGGTTCCGCGCCGGTGTTTCGAATTCCGAAGAGGAATCCGCCGGTGCGGGACCGGGTGGGTTTGGTGAACGCGAAGCTGCGGTCGGCCGACGGAGAGACGGGACTGATGGTGGATGCGCGGTGCAAGGAGCTGATGCTCGACTTCGAGCGGGTGCGGTGGCTGGAGGGGACGGGCGAGATCGATAAGGCTCGCGATCTGAAGCGGACGCACCTGAGCGATGCGGTGGGTTACCTGCTGTGGCAGGAGAGCCAGCCGGAGAAGAGTGTCGGCGAAAGAAACAGACGGCTGTTTTGGTAA
- a CDS encoding Npt1/Npt2 family nucleotide transporter, translating to MSTAVIPAVRRSLVDRMMALATEVRPGEGTGALLLALNVFLLLGSYYLLKTVREALILSESGAEVKSYAAAGQALLLLFVIPAYGALASKMNRIKLITWTSLFFAANLVLFCVAGQAGVREGVVFYLWLGIYNNFVIAQFWAFANDIYTEDQGKRLFPVIGIGSSLGAWLGAESAKYSIGLFGPYPTMLVVAAVLVLCVMMTWVSNNRAMSASASQQRSAAKPLSSDGGFELIFHDRYLLLIATLVLLLNIVNSTGEFLLGKLVTAEAIKHVGAGAALAADRGKYIGQFYGEFFGAVNLLGLLMQVFLASRVLKYLGVRGALFILPVIAFGAYGLLLVYPVLAAVRMVKILENSTDYSIQSTTKQALFLLTSREAKYKAKTAIDTFVVRMGDMLQAALVFTGTKFALGLQSFAAVTMVMTVLWLAVAGLIFKEHLALEARQRKIHGPSL from the coding sequence ATGAGCACGGCAGTGATACCAGCAGTACGCCGGTCCCTGGTGGATCGGATGATGGCGCTGGCGACGGAGGTGCGGCCGGGTGAGGGCACCGGTGCGCTGTTGCTGGCGCTGAACGTGTTTCTGCTGCTGGGCTCCTACTATCTGCTGAAAACGGTGCGTGAGGCGCTGATTCTCAGTGAGAGCGGAGCCGAGGTGAAGAGCTATGCGGCCGCGGGTCAGGCTCTGCTGCTGCTGTTCGTGATTCCGGCGTATGGGGCGCTGGCGTCGAAGATGAACCGCATCAAGCTGATCACGTGGACATCTTTGTTCTTCGCAGCCAACCTGGTGTTGTTCTGTGTCGCCGGACAGGCCGGCGTGCGCGAGGGCGTCGTCTTCTACCTCTGGCTGGGGATTTACAACAATTTCGTCATCGCGCAGTTTTGGGCATTCGCCAACGACATCTACACGGAAGACCAGGGCAAGCGGCTGTTCCCGGTGATCGGGATTGGGAGTTCGCTGGGCGCGTGGCTGGGGGCCGAGTCGGCGAAGTATTCAATTGGGCTCTTCGGGCCCTACCCGACGATGCTGGTGGTGGCCGCCGTGCTGGTGCTGTGCGTCATGATGACCTGGGTGAGCAACAACCGGGCGATGAGCGCCAGCGCGTCGCAGCAGCGATCGGCGGCCAAGCCGCTGAGTTCGGATGGTGGATTCGAGCTGATCTTTCACGACCGGTATCTGCTGCTGATTGCGACCCTGGTTCTGCTTCTGAATATCGTCAACAGCACGGGCGAGTTTCTGCTGGGCAAACTGGTGACGGCGGAGGCGATCAAGCACGTGGGCGCCGGGGCGGCGCTGGCGGCCGACCGGGGCAAGTACATCGGGCAGTTCTACGGAGAGTTCTTTGGCGCGGTGAACCTGCTGGGCCTGCTGATGCAGGTGTTTCTGGCGTCGCGGGTTTTGAAGTACCTGGGCGTGCGGGGCGCGTTGTTCATTTTGCCGGTGATCGCGTTTGGGGCGTATGGGCTGCTGCTGGTGTATCCGGTGCTGGCCGCGGTCCGGATGGTGAAGATCCTGGAGAACAGCACGGATTACTCGATTCAGAGCACGACGAAGCAGGCGTTGTTCCTGCTGACGAGCCGCGAAGCGAAGTACAAAGCAAAGACGGCGATTGACACATTTGTCGTACGGATGGGCGATATGCTGCAGGCGGCGCTGGTGTTCACCGGGACGAAGTTCGCACTGGGGTTGCAGAGCTTCGCCGCTGTGACCATGGTGATGACGGTGCTGTGGCTGGCAGTGGCAGGGCTGATCTTCAAGGAGCATCTGGCGCTGGAAGCGAGGCAGAGGAAGATTCACGGGCCGTCGCTGTAG
- a CDS encoding P22 phage major capsid protein family protein, which translates to MSAITSANLANAIVKLVAVDALPALSGQLVMGNLVNRDFEPTLAQAGDTVNVPIPPTMVANNIAEGGSVQSQNPDVANAQIVLNTHAEATFQIPDVTKVIAVPDLLRLYMQPAMIALAEKVESDLLNLYSQFTANTPLGTGGTALLESVVDSAETALFNAKVPASEQKYLVVDGNAYSQLRQISRFSEYATSGDAGLRALIDGSIGRIKDFYVFRSQFVKKTGTGPTTTNNIAFAKNALGLAIRRLPKPLPGTGAIAEYAELGNLGMRITMSYQPNTLAQQFTVDMLYGVGVLRNAHGVQVRS; encoded by the coding sequence ATGTCAGCTATTACTTCAGCCAATCTGGCGAATGCGATTGTGAAGCTTGTGGCGGTGGACGCCCTGCCGGCCCTGTCGGGCCAACTGGTGATGGGCAACCTGGTGAACCGGGACTTCGAACCGACGCTGGCGCAGGCCGGCGACACGGTGAACGTGCCGATTCCGCCGACGATGGTGGCGAACAACATCGCCGAGGGCGGCTCGGTGCAGAGCCAGAATCCGGATGTGGCGAATGCGCAGATCGTGCTCAACACGCACGCTGAGGCGACGTTCCAGATTCCGGATGTGACGAAGGTGATCGCGGTTCCGGACCTGCTGCGACTGTACATGCAGCCGGCGATGATCGCGCTGGCCGAGAAGGTGGAGAGCGATCTGTTGAACCTGTACAGCCAGTTCACGGCGAACACTCCGCTGGGTACGGGCGGGACGGCGCTGCTGGAGTCCGTGGTGGATTCGGCCGAGACGGCACTGTTCAACGCGAAGGTTCCGGCGAGCGAGCAGAAGTACCTGGTGGTCGACGGGAATGCGTATTCGCAACTGCGGCAGATTTCGCGGTTCAGTGAGTATGCGACTTCCGGCGATGCCGGGCTGCGCGCCTTGATCGATGGCAGCATCGGGCGGATCAAGGACTTCTATGTGTTCCGTTCACAGTTCGTGAAGAAGACGGGCACGGGTCCGACGACTACCAATAACATCGCGTTCGCGAAGAATGCGTTGGGGTTGGCGATTCGCCGGCTGCCGAAGCCGCTGCCGGGGACGGGGGCGATTGCGGAGTACGCGGAACTCGGCAATTTGGGCATGCGCATCACGATGAGCTACCAGCCGAATACTCTGGCGCAGCAGTTCACGGTGGACATGCTGTACGGGGTGGGTGTTCTGCGGAATGCTCACGGCGTGCAGGTGAGGAGCTAG
- a CDS encoding phage tail tube protein, whose protein sequence is MACYISSNNNRLYAALESSFGVVAGVTAAHRFTAMSLAARQQTETPRRKDKTGSRTFQGIQGGLRRRTSFDLRTYVYGRTAGSEVPRYGALMQAALGAAPAVSMGLNVAAINGTSVTFGQAHGLRAGSAVVVQGEMRFVRSVLDGQSVLVNAPFTDGQTAGAVAGGAVVYALAVDLPTVSVHDYWTPGTAVQRILRGAAVDEMEIRVNGDFHEIRFSGEAADVIDSASFQSGEGGLTQLPAEPALQGLSEMPVPGHLGQVWIGTGANRLFTLSDARVVVKNNMEFRTRDFGTLVPRCLVPGQREVTVDLEMYGQDKPVFEEIYQAARQRSPIPLMLQLGEQDGALCGVFLPSFVPAVPEFDSEESRMRWRLKGSQAMGSGEDEIYVAFG, encoded by the coding sequence ATGGCTTGTTATATCAGTTCGAATAACAACCGCCTGTATGCGGCGCTGGAGAGCAGCTTTGGCGTGGTGGCAGGCGTAACGGCGGCCCATCGGTTCACGGCGATGAGCCTGGCGGCGCGGCAGCAGACGGAGACTCCGAGAAGGAAGGACAAGACGGGGTCGCGGACGTTTCAGGGGATCCAGGGTGGGTTGCGGCGGCGGACGTCGTTCGACCTGCGGACCTATGTGTATGGGCGTACGGCCGGGAGTGAGGTCCCGCGATATGGGGCTCTGATGCAGGCGGCGTTGGGCGCGGCTCCGGCGGTCTCGATGGGGCTGAATGTCGCCGCCATCAATGGGACGTCGGTGACGTTCGGACAGGCGCACGGGCTGCGTGCCGGCTCGGCTGTCGTGGTGCAGGGCGAGATGCGATTTGTTCGGAGTGTGCTGGATGGGCAGAGCGTGTTGGTGAATGCGCCTTTCACGGACGGACAGACCGCGGGTGCGGTCGCCGGGGGCGCGGTTGTGTACGCTCTGGCGGTGGACTTGCCTACAGTGAGTGTTCACGACTACTGGACTCCGGGTACGGCGGTACAGAGGATTCTGCGCGGTGCTGCCGTCGATGAGATGGAGATCCGAGTGAATGGCGATTTCCATGAGATCCGGTTCTCCGGTGAGGCGGCGGATGTGATCGACAGTGCCAGCTTTCAGAGCGGCGAGGGCGGGTTGACTCAGTTGCCGGCCGAGCCAGCGTTGCAGGGGTTGAGCGAGATGCCGGTGCCGGGTCATCTGGGCCAGGTGTGGATTGGGACGGGCGCGAATCGGCTATTCACGCTGAGCGATGCACGGGTGGTGGTGAAGAACAACATGGAGTTCCGCACGCGGGACTTCGGGACGCTGGTGCCGCGGTGCCTGGTGCCGGGGCAACGCGAGGTGACCGTGGATCTCGAGATGTACGGGCAGGACAAGCCGGTGTTCGAAGAGATCTACCAGGCGGCGCGGCAGCGAAGCCCGATTCCGCTGATGCTGCAACTGGGCGAGCAGGACGGGGCGCTGTGCGGGGTGTTTCTGCCGAGCTTCGTGCCGGCGGTGCCGGAGTTCGACAGCGAGGAGTCGCGGATGCGGTGGCGGCTGAAGGGGTCGCAGGCGATGGGGAGTGGGGAGGACGAGATCTATGTCGCATTCGGTTGA
- a CDS encoding phage tail protein, with protein MGTIHSRKKLEVLDTPLLVFDCTLADGRVERWATHRVRVEGEEYAPRLLRHGGFDLRLAGDDAIDAGARFWLELSNVDGVVSQIDRSVGWKGARLKVRFGFFDIEAGRPVSELTGVFLGSANPVDELTETTARLSFTNRLSLQRLAVPTLRIQARCPWRFPSSEEERTEAAGGDGYSPFFHCGYSAGVEGGVGNLENGAAFPGCNRTKTDCTARGMFSKDSAGNATARFGGFAFIPPSIVVRPHGEQTKVADAVDGRARANDAVPVLYGTGWMAAPVIFSRSDGNLTHAEVLVGSGPIEGVLKVVANGVELPLGQAGQDMTGTGWYNVLSLGERNGGLNLSFTDAQGQALGDPHGGMACLEVVLPNSLLKSGALPKVDVLVNGLKLQRYDVDGAALDVVFTKSPAWVLLDLLRRSGWTESELNLKSFAATAAYCDEFVTAHTPDGVEVQVPRFETNLLLTQRRSLNDVIGGLRLASALMITVDEGGQVRVSPETTIARQQEAQSEVTNSAAPLGGGWPAYEFGDGLNGFSGIARDGQGRSTFRITRKGQSESPNRLSVEFQDEFNQYQQDSLSLVDFEDAAASGCEVAAPFGAMGLPHFDQAARVMRLQISKNIQGNHYVEFETSVQAIGLRPGDLIALSHAKEGLDRALYRVLRLTPSVNFERVRIAAQRHEDDWYALAGGDPEDAQGRGNEPHGGLGTPRPLSGTVARADGGQDFGVTESEDGVGAFVELTVKFSPPRRPVLTGLAAPVVGLAPALHAGGGTLAAGSTYYYAVSAVNDQGEESGLSFVVRATLPAGPSQYAVELQGLRCSPSSTLLRVYRGSTPGLLDLIAEQAAMSGSFVDTGLAAQAVTAPDGNYDHARFQWRFEMGPEVAATQFGSRAIGAEGLGLEENLWVGCVARITRGKGAGQERTIASNTDQVLTVTEDWVVAPDGTSFFTIVEAGWKSIGITQTDSIDFLVPNLAGQWVQVTGVAVNALGVESSLREAIVTRFEVGGAATGEDDDVAGVPAFGLSTDAQGTVEVGGIGFESLENTHSIEAGTLRIHYWDELASPSLLTIGADAQAEVTSVSFSAQLGAEVGDLLQVGNELMRVLTMAEDRLSCEVERGCYESAVGVHLAGETVYPLAKHVTVLPFPSGFFGTAIAAGYSQRLALPHARIAAAELHFTNSQGDGPAAAQSYTSLLEGGLRTMSGGQYTMQYEGVPAVMASMAPPLVVDARMAVRDVRARMSVAPLGEPVVARLLVNGTPYCELTVAAGSRSSAPVSGWGRAPLPEGAELRVDILAVGTSGGSDPGRDLTVTVRV; from the coding sequence ATGGGGACGATTCATAGCAGGAAGAAGCTGGAGGTTTTGGACACTCCGCTGCTGGTGTTCGATTGCACGCTGGCCGATGGGCGCGTGGAGCGGTGGGCGACGCACCGGGTAAGGGTGGAGGGCGAGGAGTATGCTCCGCGGTTGCTGCGGCATGGCGGATTCGATTTGCGGCTGGCGGGCGATGACGCGATTGATGCGGGGGCGCGGTTCTGGCTGGAGCTGTCGAATGTGGATGGCGTGGTGTCGCAGATCGACCGGAGCGTTGGGTGGAAGGGCGCGCGGCTGAAAGTGCGATTCGGGTTCTTCGACATTGAGGCGGGCAGACCGGTGTCAGAGCTGACGGGGGTGTTCCTGGGCAGCGCGAATCCGGTGGATGAGCTGACGGAGACGACGGCGCGGCTGAGTTTTACCAACCGGTTGAGCCTGCAGAGGCTGGCGGTGCCGACGCTGCGGATACAGGCGCGGTGCCCTTGGCGGTTTCCCTCCAGTGAAGAGGAGCGGACGGAAGCGGCGGGGGGCGATGGCTACTCGCCGTTCTTCCATTGCGGGTATTCGGCTGGGGTCGAGGGGGGCGTTGGGAATCTAGAGAATGGGGCGGCGTTCCCGGGGTGCAATCGGACGAAGACGGATTGCACGGCTCGGGGGATGTTCTCGAAGGACTCGGCGGGCAACGCTACAGCACGGTTCGGTGGGTTCGCGTTCATTCCTCCCAGTATTGTGGTGCGGCCGCATGGGGAGCAGACGAAGGTCGCTGATGCAGTGGACGGGCGGGCGCGCGCGAACGATGCGGTGCCGGTTTTGTATGGGACGGGGTGGATGGCGGCTCCGGTGATCTTTTCGCGGAGTGATGGAAATCTGACACATGCCGAAGTGCTGGTGGGGTCGGGTCCGATTGAGGGTGTCCTCAAGGTGGTGGCGAATGGAGTGGAACTGCCGCTGGGCCAGGCGGGCCAGGACATGACGGGGACGGGCTGGTACAACGTGTTGAGCCTGGGCGAGCGGAATGGCGGGCTCAATTTGAGCTTCACGGATGCGCAGGGTCAGGCGTTGGGCGATCCGCATGGGGGCATGGCGTGTCTTGAGGTGGTGTTGCCGAATTCACTGTTGAAGTCGGGGGCGCTGCCCAAGGTGGATGTGCTGGTGAACGGGCTGAAGCTGCAGCGATACGACGTTGATGGCGCGGCGCTGGATGTGGTGTTCACGAAGAGTCCGGCGTGGGTGCTGCTGGACTTGCTGCGGCGCAGCGGCTGGACGGAGAGTGAACTCAATCTGAAGAGCTTCGCGGCTACGGCGGCGTACTGCGATGAGTTTGTGACGGCGCACACTCCGGATGGCGTGGAGGTGCAGGTGCCGCGATTTGAGACGAATCTGCTGTTGACGCAGCGGCGGAGTCTGAACGATGTCATCGGCGGGTTGCGACTGGCATCGGCACTGATGATCACTGTCGATGAGGGTGGGCAGGTGCGGGTGTCGCCGGAGACGACGATCGCGCGGCAACAGGAGGCCCAGAGCGAGGTGACGAACTCGGCCGCGCCACTGGGGGGCGGGTGGCCGGCTTACGAGTTCGGCGATGGGCTGAACGGGTTCTCGGGCATCGCACGGGATGGGCAGGGGCGGTCGACGTTCCGCATTACGCGCAAGGGGCAGAGCGAGAGTCCGAATCGATTGAGCGTCGAGTTCCAGGATGAGTTCAATCAGTATCAGCAGGACAGCCTGTCGCTGGTGGACTTCGAGGATGCGGCGGCGTCTGGGTGCGAGGTGGCGGCTCCGTTTGGGGCGATGGGGCTGCCGCACTTCGACCAGGCGGCGCGTGTGATGCGGCTGCAGATCTCGAAGAACATCCAGGGGAATCACTATGTGGAGTTCGAGACGAGCGTGCAGGCGATTGGGCTGCGGCCGGGCGATCTGATTGCGCTGTCGCACGCGAAGGAGGGGCTGGATCGCGCGTTGTACCGCGTGCTGCGGCTGACTCCTTCAGTGAATTTTGAACGGGTGCGGATTGCGGCGCAGCGGCACGAAGACGATTGGTATGCGCTGGCGGGCGGGGATCCGGAGGATGCGCAGGGACGAGGGAACGAGCCGCACGGAGGATTGGGGACGCCACGGCCTTTGAGCGGGACCGTGGCGCGGGCGGACGGCGGGCAGGACTTCGGCGTGACGGAGAGCGAAGACGGAGTGGGCGCCTTCGTCGAGTTGACGGTGAAGTTCAGCCCGCCTCGGCGGCCTGTGTTGACGGGATTGGCGGCTCCGGTAGTGGGCCTGGCTCCGGCACTGCACGCGGGCGGCGGGACCCTGGCAGCGGGCTCGACGTACTACTACGCGGTAAGCGCGGTGAACGATCAGGGGGAAGAGTCTGGATTGTCGTTTGTAGTGCGGGCTACACTGCCGGCGGGGCCGTCACAGTATGCCGTGGAGTTGCAGGGTTTGCGATGTAGCCCGAGCAGCACATTGCTAAGGGTGTATAGGGGGTCGACTCCCGGGCTTTTGGACCTGATTGCGGAGCAGGCGGCGATGAGCGGATCCTTTGTGGATACGGGGCTGGCGGCACAGGCTGTGACGGCTCCGGATGGAAACTACGATCATGCGCGGTTCCAGTGGCGGTTTGAAATGGGTCCGGAGGTGGCGGCGACGCAGTTTGGTTCGAGGGCGATTGGGGCCGAGGGACTGGGGTTGGAGGAGAACCTGTGGGTTGGTTGTGTGGCGCGGATTACTCGAGGCAAGGGCGCCGGACAGGAGCGGACGATCGCCAGCAATACGGATCAAGTGTTGACGGTGACCGAGGATTGGGTGGTGGCTCCGGACGGAACCAGTTTCTTCACGATTGTGGAGGCGGGGTGGAAGTCGATTGGGATTACGCAGACGGACTCGATCGACTTCCTGGTTCCGAATCTGGCCGGGCAGTGGGTGCAGGTGACGGGCGTGGCGGTGAATGCATTGGGGGTGGAGAGCTCGTTGCGCGAGGCGATTGTCACGCGGTTTGAGGTTGGCGGCGCGGCGACCGGCGAAGACGACGATGTCGCGGGGGTGCCAGCGTTCGGGCTGTCGACGGATGCACAGGGCACCGTTGAGGTGGGCGGCATCGGTTTCGAGAGTCTGGAAAACACGCACAGCATCGAGGCGGGCACGCTACGGATCCACTATTGGGACGAGTTGGCCAGCCCGAGTCTATTGACGATCGGAGCGGACGCGCAGGCGGAGGTGACAAGTGTCTCTTTCAGCGCGCAGTTGGGTGCGGAAGTTGGCGATCTGCTGCAGGTGGGGAACGAGTTGATGCGGGTGTTGACCATGGCGGAAGACCGCCTGTCGTGCGAGGTGGAGCGAGGATGCTACGAGTCGGCGGTGGGGGTCCATCTGGCTGGGGAGACGGTGTATCCCCTGGCGAAGCACGTTACCGTACTGCCCTTCCCCTCTGGCTTCTTTGGGACTGCGATCGCGGCAGGGTACTCGCAGCGACTGGCGCTGCCGCACGCGCGGATCGCGGCTGCGGAACTGCATTTCACGAACTCGCAAGGCGATGGGCCGGCAGCGGCGCAGTCGTACACGAGTCTGCTTGAAGGCGGGCTGCGAACGATGTCGGGCGGGCAGTACACGATGCAGTATGAAGGCGTGCCCGCCGTGATGGCGTCGATGGCTCCTCCGCTGGTGGTGGACGCGCGGATGGCTGTGCGGGATGTGCGGGCACGGATGAGCGTGGCTCCGTTGGGAGAGCCGGTGGTGGCGCGGTTACTGGTGAACGGGACGCCCTATTGTGAGCTGACGGTGGCGGCGGGCAGCAGGAGTTCGGCCCCGGTGAGCGGGTGGGGCCGGGCTCCTCTGCCGGAAGGCGCTGAGTTACGGGTGGACATTCTGGCGGTCGGGACCAGCGGAGGGAGCGATCCCGGCCGGGACCTGACGGTGACAGTTCGAGTTTGA
- a CDS encoding DUF362 domain-containing protein, giving the protein MTRRELLAVLGTAAAGTLQAAPPTAPVALARCRSYDEDLVSTMGTMFDQIGGLDRLVKGKTVTIKLNLTGSPGLRFQGRPLGVTHYTHPKTAGAMAHLLGKAGAKRIRFVESCWASAGPLEEYLLESGWNVRTLKSAAANVVFENTNALGSAKKYARMKVPGGGLIFPSYDLNMAYEETDVMVSMAKLKNHETCGVTLAMKNMFGITPASIYGDDAGKDGPNEKPGSGRVSVCHEGKRQPATLSELDPKSSRSPGHRMPRIVAELNSARPIDIAFIDGIETVTGGEGPWIRGLKIVNPGLLILGTNAVTADTVATAAMGYDPRSAQGTGPFKTCDNMLLLAESLGVGTADLKRIEVRGLALKDAVFPFA; this is encoded by the coding sequence ATGACCCGACGTGAACTGCTCGCCGTTCTGGGCACGGCCGCCGCAGGCACTTTGCAGGCCGCCCCTCCTACCGCTCCGGTCGCGCTGGCTCGCTGCCGTAGCTATGACGAAGACTTGGTCTCCACCATGGGGACGATGTTCGACCAGATCGGCGGACTGGATCGGCTGGTCAAGGGCAAGACCGTCACCATCAAGCTGAACCTAACCGGCAGCCCGGGCCTGCGGTTCCAGGGTCGTCCGTTGGGGGTTACGCACTACACGCACCCGAAGACAGCCGGAGCGATGGCCCATCTGCTGGGCAAGGCCGGGGCGAAGCGGATCCGGTTTGTCGAGAGCTGCTGGGCGTCGGCCGGACCGCTGGAGGAGTACCTGCTGGAATCCGGCTGGAACGTGCGGACGCTGAAGTCGGCCGCTGCGAATGTGGTGTTCGAGAACACGAACGCCCTGGGGTCGGCAAAGAAGTACGCGCGGATGAAGGTGCCGGGCGGGGGGCTGATCTTCCCTAGCTATGACCTGAATATGGCCTATGAAGAGACCGACGTCATGGTCTCGATGGCCAAGCTGAAGAACCACGAGACGTGCGGTGTCACGCTGGCGATGAAGAACATGTTCGGCATCACTCCGGCGTCGATCTATGGCGATGACGCGGGCAAGGACGGGCCCAACGAGAAGCCGGGCAGCGGCCGGGTGAGCGTTTGTCACGAAGGCAAGCGGCAACCGGCGACCTTGAGCGAGTTGGATCCGAAGTCGAGCCGTAGTCCTGGGCATCGCATGCCGCGGATCGTGGCGGAACTGAACTCAGCCCGGCCGATCGACATCGCGTTTATCGACGGGATTGAGACGGTGACGGGTGGAGAAGGTCCTTGGATTCGCGGGTTGAAGATCGTGAATCCGGGGCTGCTGATTCTGGGGACGAACGCGGTGACGGCGGACACGGTGGCGACGGCGGCGATGGGCTACGACCCACGGTCGGCCCAGGGCACGGGCCCGTTCAAGACCTGCGACAACATGCTGCTGCTGGCCGAGAGTCTGGGCGTCGGGACGGCGGACCTGAAGCGCATCGAGGTGCGGGGTCTGGCTCTGAAAGACGCGGTTTTCCCGTTCGCCTAA
- a CDS encoding metallophosphoesterase, protein MDDSAKRPLKLSVSLIILSALAAAAPSFVYVGPTQSRSVLIAWGTTQGGGRNTIGRASNPMGNALLRLNGDHPVTGRNWYEVTGLAPDTAYPYEVLIDGKRIGGGTVRTLPERAATLNFFVIGDYGTGGLDQLQVARTMWTEFQRLEAAGKHPRFVITNGDNIYAKKLFGVPTRRGSGSDDAHWESRFFLPYKPLIERIPFYPTLGNHDGNESESTRDLPVYLDNFFFPGNTPARYYTFSVSGLADFFALDTTRNVSHDSPVPGMDTRSTQYQWLKKELAASSAPWKIAYGHHPPFTAGPEHPAAYQDLLPFMNLFRDNRVAAYFCGHEHNFQLSAAHAEMGKALMVLSGAGGELRAGGVRDHMRSAGIAAWAGTVHFLSVEIEGDEMRIMPLSPYPFHAVDPDGHEVKLPIVIRKP, encoded by the coding sequence ATGGACGACTCTGCCAAAAGGCCCCTGAAGCTCTCTGTCTCATTGATTATCCTCTCGGCGCTGGCCGCCGCGGCTCCCTCATTCGTGTATGTCGGGCCTACCCAATCCCGCAGCGTTCTCATTGCCTGGGGCACCACTCAGGGCGGCGGACGCAACACCATCGGCCGCGCCTCCAATCCGATGGGCAACGCCCTGCTCCGCCTGAACGGCGACCATCCGGTCACTGGCCGCAACTGGTATGAGGTCACCGGCCTTGCCCCCGACACCGCGTATCCCTATGAGGTCCTCATCGACGGCAAACGCATAGGCGGAGGAACGGTCCGCACTCTGCCCGAGCGGGCCGCCACGCTCAACTTCTTCGTGATCGGCGACTACGGTACCGGCGGCCTCGACCAACTCCAGGTCGCCCGCACGATGTGGACCGAGTTTCAGCGCCTGGAAGCTGCCGGCAAGCATCCCCGCTTCGTGATCACCAACGGCGACAACATCTACGCCAAGAAGCTGTTCGGTGTCCCCACCCGCCGCGGCTCCGGCAGCGACGACGCCCATTGGGAAAGCCGCTTCTTCCTCCCCTACAAGCCGCTCATCGAACGCATCCCGTTCTATCCCACCCTCGGCAATCACGACGGCAACGAGTCCGAATCCACGCGCGACCTCCCTGTCTACCTCGATAACTTCTTCTTCCCCGGCAATACGCCGGCTCGCTACTATACCTTCTCCGTGTCCGGTCTTGCTGATTTCTTCGCCCTTGATACCACCCGCAACGTCTCTCACGATTCGCCGGTCCCCGGCATGGACACCCGCTCCACGCAATACCAGTGGCTGAAGAAGGAGCTCGCCGCTTCGTCGGCGCCCTGGAAGATCGCCTACGGCCACCACCCGCCCTTCACCGCGGGACCGGAGCACCCGGCGGCCTACCAGGACCTGCTTCCCTTCATGAATCTCTTTCGCGACAATCGCGTCGCCGCCTATTTCTGCGGCCACGAGCACAATTTCCAGCTCTCGGCGGCTCATGCCGAGATGGGCAAAGCCCTCATGGTCCTCTCCGGAGCCGGCGGCGAACTCCGCGCCGGTGGCGTCCGCGATCACATGCGGTCCGCGGGCATCGCCGCCTGGGCCGGAACCGTTCACTTCCTCAGCGTCGAAATCGAAGGGGACGAGATGCGCATCATGCCCTTATCCCCGTATCCTTTCCACGCCGTCGACCCCGACGGCCACGAGGTAAAGCTCCCCATAGTCATCCGTAAGCCTTGA